A genomic region of Pseudomonas sp. RSB 5.4 contains the following coding sequences:
- the gcvH gene encoding glycine cleavage system protein GcvH, translating to MSELRFTEDHEWLRTEADGSVTVGITAFAQNALGDVVFVQLPELQAYEKGAEAATVESVKAASGVYMPLDGEVVEVNPALDGSPELVNEDPLGEGWFFRFQPSDAAAVAKLLDQDAYDRLIKAQAEA from the coding sequence CTGCGCACCGAAGCTGACGGCAGCGTCACTGTCGGCATCACCGCTTTCGCGCAGAACGCCCTGGGCGACGTGGTGTTCGTGCAACTGCCTGAGCTGCAGGCTTACGAAAAAGGCGCCGAAGCCGCCACCGTGGAATCGGTCAAGGCCGCCAGCGGCGTGTACATGCCCCTCGACGGTGAAGTCGTGGAAGTGAACCCGGCACTGGACGGCAGCCCGGAACTGGTCAATGAAGATCCGTTGGGCGAAGGCTGGTTTTTCCGCTTCCAGCCAAGCGACGCCGCCGCTGTAGCGAAATTGCTGGATCAAGACGCCTACGACCGTTTGATCAAAGCCCAAGCCGAAGCCTGA